The proteins below are encoded in one region of Dehalococcoidia bacterium:
- a CDS encoding transposase, whose translation MAERASRHSIRLVGYDYARAGAYFVTLCTQGRLPLFGDVFDGTMHSSSAGEAVVGCWQWLGEQYPYVSPDAFVVMPDHRHGILVIANRTAMYEPCAVGRGGAALGGSQTAPTERLVNNQERKPLGRLIGSFKTVSTKRVNDLRGEPGAQLWQRNYYGHIIRSERTLNRIRQHIIENPARWHGDPDGREAFREVGIKPTLR comes from the coding sequence ATGGCAGAGCGCGCCTCGCGTCACTCGATTCGCCTCGTGGGCTACGACTATGCACGCGCTGGTGCGTACTTCGTTACGCTCTGCACACAGGGCCGTCTGCCGCTGTTCGGTGATGTATTCGATGGCACGATGCATTCGAGTTCGGCCGGCGAGGCCGTCGTTGGGTGCTGGCAGTGGTTGGGTGAGCAGTATCCGTACGTGTCGCCGGATGCGTTCGTGGTGATGCCGGACCATCGGCACGGCATCCTCGTGATTGCCAACCGCACTGCGATGTACGAGCCTTGCGCAGTTGGTCGCGGCGGTGCCGCGCTGGGCGGTTCACAAACCGCCCCTACCGAACGATTGGTGAATAACCAGGAACGGAAGCCGCTCGGACGATTGATTGGATCGTTCAAGACAGTTTCGACGAAGCGGGTGAACGACCTGCGTGGCGAGCCAGGCGCACAGCTCTGGCAGCGCAACTACTACGGGCACATCATTCGATCCGAACGGACGCTGAACCGTATCCGCCAGCACATCATCGAAAATCCTGCACGCTGGCACGGCGATCCCGACGGCCGCGAGGCGTTCCGCGAGGTCGGTATCAAGCCAACACTGCGGTAG
- a CDS encoding acyl-CoA dehydrogenase has product MDLGLSEEQEMLKNFARDFLEKEVPEKYVRDMEEDEKGYGPEVWSKMAEQGWQGLIIPEENGGTGLGFLDLIVLLEEFGRALVPGPFIPTTLAAIALLEGGSAEQKKQYLPRIASGEAIGTLAITEPSARWDAEGIQLKAEKGAGGYTLNGTKLFIPDAHVADLLVVAARTGGKGEDGVSLFVVDAKSPGISTEVLKTIASDKQCEVKFENVQVPAANLLGAEGKGWETLQKIVLKATVMECAYLVGLAQMDFEISVNYAKERVQFGRPIGSFQAIQHKCADMVTDVDGARFIMYRAAWSVAEGEPDAALNVHMAKAWCSEATRRVVAHGQQIHGGIGFTKDYKIQLFFRRQKRSELMWGDADFHREKVADALAL; this is encoded by the coding sequence GTGGACCTCGGTCTCTCCGAAGAACAGGAAATGCTTAAGAACTTCGCCCGCGACTTCCTGGAGAAGGAAGTGCCGGAGAAGTATGTGCGCGACATGGAGGAGGACGAGAAGGGCTATGGTCCCGAAGTCTGGTCCAAGATGGCCGAGCAGGGCTGGCAGGGCCTGATCATCCCCGAGGAGAACGGCGGCACCGGCCTCGGCTTCCTCGACCTGATCGTGCTGCTCGAAGAGTTCGGCCGCGCGCTGGTGCCCGGGCCGTTCATCCCCACCACGCTGGCCGCCATCGCTTTGCTTGAGGGTGGCAGCGCCGAGCAGAAGAAGCAGTACCTGCCGCGCATCGCCTCCGGTGAGGCGATCGGCACGCTCGCCATCACCGAGCCGTCGGCCCGCTGGGACGCCGAGGGCATCCAGCTCAAGGCCGAAAAAGGCGCCGGCGGCTACACGCTGAACGGCACCAAGCTCTTCATCCCCGATGCGCACGTGGCCGACCTGCTGGTGGTGGCCGCCCGCACCGGCGGCAAGGGCGAGGACGGCGTCTCGCTGTTCGTCGTCGACGCCAAGAGTCCCGGCATCTCCACCGAGGTGCTGAAGACGATCGCCAGCGACAAGCAGTGCGAGGTCAAGTTCGAGAACGTGCAGGTGCCCGCCGCCAACCTGCTCGGCGCCGAGGGCAAGGGCTGGGAGACGCTGCAGAAGATCGTGCTCAAGGCGACGGTGATGGAGTGCGCCTACCTCGTCGGCCTGGCGCAGATGGATTTCGAGATCAGCGTCAACTACGCCAAGGAGCGCGTGCAGTTCGGCCGGCCGATCGGCTCCTTCCAGGCGATCCAGCACAAGTGCGCCGACATGGTGACCGATGTGGACGGCGCCCGCTTCATCATGTACCGCGCCGCCTGGAGCGTGGCCGAGGGCGAGCCCGACGCGGCGCTCAACGTACACATGGCGAAGGCGTGGTGCAGCGAGGCGACGCGGCGTGTCGTCGCCCACGGCCAGCAGATCCACGGCGGCATCGGCTTCACCAAGGACTACAAGATCCAGCTCTTCTTCCGCCGCCAGAAGCGCAGCGAGCTGATGTGGGGCGACGCCGACTTCCACCGCGAGAAGGTCGCCGACGCGCTGGCCCTGTAG
- a CDS encoding HIT domain-containing protein, with translation MPDDCLFCRMASGALDVPKVYEDERLFVIRDINPRAPIHDLVIPRKHIPTAEDVSAEDGPLLAYMLQTATRVAEIEHVAERGYRLAFNVRGDSGMTIWHLHLHLVGGRKLGPEG, from the coding sequence ATGCCCGACGACTGCCTCTTCTGCCGCATGGCCAGCGGCGCGCTGGACGTGCCGAAGGTCTACGAGGACGAGCGGCTCTTTGTGATCCGCGACATCAACCCGCGGGCGCCGATCCACGACCTGGTCATTCCGCGGAAGCACATCCCCACCGCCGAGGACGTGAGCGCTGAGGACGGCCCGCTGCTTGCATACATGCTGCAAACGGCGACACGCGTGGCCGAGATCGAGCACGTCGCCGAGCGCGGCTACCGGCTCGCCTTCAACGTGCGCGGCGATTCGGGCATGACGATCTGGCATCTGCACCTGCACCTCGTCGGCGGCCGCAAACTCGGCCCGGAGGGCTGA